The following are encoded in a window of Penaeus monodon isolate SGIC_2016 chromosome 9, NSTDA_Pmon_1, whole genome shotgun sequence genomic DNA:
- the LOC119576562 gene encoding histone H1-delta-like, with protein MAPEPKSEEIGEVQKEQKKRGRPKGSKNKSSIIPTSKSKKNVQTKRGRPKGAKNKSTVPSSKITKSKKIVKTKVAEKRGRPKMKTDAEYPVKFVDLVLRAFKALNNRKGSSLQAVKKYLKENNGIDSQKKAVYINKSVRKLTEDGALRHRVGIGARGTFKVVST; from the coding sequence ATGGCACCTGAACCAAAATCAGAGGAGATCGGAGAAGTCCAAAAGGAGCAAAAGAAGCGTGGTCGACCCAAAGGTTCAAAAAACAAATCGTCTATCATTCCGACTTCAAAATCAAAGAAGAATGTACAGACGAAGCGTGGTCGTCCCAAAGGAGCAAAAAACAAGTCTACCGTCCCATCGTCCAAAATCACAAAATCTAAGAAAATTGTCAAGACGAAGGTGGCCGAAAAACGAGGTCGGCCCAAAATGAAAACGGACGCAGAATATCCCGTGAAGTTCGTTGACCTTGTCCTCAGGGCTTTCAAAGCTTTAAACAACCGGAAAGGATCTTCCCTTCAAGCCGTCAAGAAATACCTGAAGGAGAATAATGGAATTGATTCGCAGAAGAAGGCTGTTTACATTAACAAGTCTGTACGAAAGTTAACGGAAGATGGGGCGCTCCGTCACCGTGTTGGAATTGGGGCCAGAGGAACATTCAAGGTGGTTTCAACGTAA